GATAATCCACGCCGGCAGGATGATAAGATCCGGCGGAGGATGGAACCTATGAGAAGAGACAGAAATATAATGTAAGTTATGGGACACCATAGGACATGATACTACTGTGCGGTCACTGTGGCCGGACGGCAGAGGAATCTCATCACACAGAGGTCAGGGATCATCGTCAGCCATCACACATGTGACAATCCCATCACCGACAGATGACATCTGCTCCACATGAAGTATTCTCCCTGACCGAAATCACACAACATGGAGCTGATTCTCACACTTACCTCGTCTCTTTTTCCCCTTTTCCACATTTTCTGATTTTTCTTGTTCTATAAACAAAAACAACAACTCAGTAAGGACATATTGTTATGGGATCTGCCGTGTATCTGTGCTGTGTATAGTGGGATTGTTCTAGACCTGTCCCCTATAGTCCTGATCATCTGGCATTACATAATAGGGCAGAATAAGTCCTATACACTGGACATGACCTCATCTGAGGGGCATTAGATGTGTCACTAATATGGAGCAGTGAGCGCCCTGTGTGCCGCCATGTGGTGCACTCCTAATGAGCGATATTCTACTATAGGAGATGATGTCTCGTTATGATGACAGAGGTTACTGGATGCTACAACGTATCACAGCATCCATGATAATGGACAAATTTACAGAAATAGAGACTGGGCCCATGGGCAACATAACTGGGATCCATGAAACATAGATAACATAGCAGACCTAATACAAAAATGCCATGTGGAGATATTGGACCCTTGATGGCAACACTCACATTTTTGGTGCTATAGACATGTACATACCTGAGATTGGGGACGAGGATGGCAAGCTGGTTATAGCATCATCACTAGCAGATTCAGgaaaagattttctctgcctgtttGGAAGAAGAAAACAGTGTAACTCACAAGTAAATCAATATAAAACGGGTTGTCTGACAAGAAGAACACCGAATATAGGGCCTAATAGGACATGTGAAAGTCATAGTTTTGAGCAGGAGACCTTCCCCACTATCTTCTGTGGATCTGAGCGGAAAATGATTACTAAGAATGTCCGGCCTGTAATACTACATGTCTCCTACAGTGTGGGCAGCACTAACAATACATGACCAACTGCAATTATGGCCTGTTATCACCAGCGGATTCTGCATTTGATATTATAGATATTATGTCCTATATTTGGTGTTTTGCACATATATCAGCCTGGAGCCCCTAGTAATGGCCCCATAatttactcacattctgatgtttcTGCTTGATGCTTGGGTACACACTAGAGGGGACTTGGTATCCTCATTGTTGGTGTTGTTCCTGGTAGTGATGGTACAGAGCTAAATAAAGACAAAATAAAAGATatgaaattccttttttttttacttttagaggTTAATTTTACATTTTCTGGATTTCTTGACCACATACTTACATTAGAAAGCCTTTCAGAGGATGATGTAAAATTTTGGAAGAAAAGGCTCTCATTGTCCTCACTTGTGTCCTCCTCTGAGACCATTTGATTGTCTGGATCAGCGTGATCTACAAGTCATACGTAATTACATATTATTAGAGGTTGCCACTATGACACAATCACTATTTATAACAAATATTAATAGGAACTGATTGTCACATATTAAGGAAGACGAGACAAACAGCCGCTTAGTCCAGATGATGTCTCCTTCTACTTACTGATAAATAAGCTGGTGTCCACATCTGACACAAGCTGAGGAACATACTCTGGCTTGTGACTTAGAAGGTTGTCAAAGTTCAAGTCACTCAGAAATTCATAATTCTTGATCTCAAATGCTCCTCCTGGAAGAAGAAATTCAAAAGTGATGCGGATGTTGTCAGAGACTGCTTCATATCTGAACAGTTTATCATAATCTCAACTTCTGACATGACCGAAGGAAATAGATTGAAAGTCATAGTATGGAGAACTAGAAATAGGCAAGCAGATAGAGATCTGCTGATCCTCATGGACTTGAGCGATGAGTCCTTTGTGTAAGAAGTGAATATTAATACTATTTTATCTGTTACCTGTCCCAAGTCTTTGTGCAGGATTTGTTCTCAGCAGGTCACTGATAAGGTCCTGAGCATCGGGGGGAGGAGCGTGATCCCAATCCCAAATTAGGTCTCCTGTTATATagaaaattacagaaaaaaaaacctctgtATTGGACTGTAAAGGAAATAACTAAACCCATGTAACCAGGCAAAGCAATGATAGGATTATTCTACTTACCACCGACAATATTGTTATAAAGCTCAGTTAGGGTGTTTCCGTGAAATGGTACATATCCCATAAGAAATTTATGCAGGATTATCCCCATTGACCACCAGTCAGCAGGTCTTCCATAGCCTTTCTTCAGGATGATTTCTGGGGCCATGTAAGATGGGGTGCCACATTTCTGGATGCCGACAGAAGATAGAGATGAGAATCAATGAAATGATTATTATGACAAGTTTGCGCGACACAATAACAGAAGATAAAATATCAGTGGAAAAGTTCTCCAGAAATGAAGAACGTAGAGAAGAGACAATAGTGTGATGAGTTGTGTAAAAAACAAGCTAAGTTCCTGTAAGTGATACCGACCTCACGGTCCTTGAACTCTCTGCTGATATCCTCCAATGATTCCTTGTGGGTGTTGGTTCCTGGTGTCATGACACCAACTTTTGAAACCCCAAAATCTGCGACTTTAATGTGTCCAGCAGCTGTAATCAGGAGGCTGTGAAAGAGAAGATGGTTTTAGTCTCACAGGCCGTGGTAATAAATGATAACTTTCCTCCATTATTATACTACTGGTTGTACTTACTTCGCTGGCTTCAGGTCTCTATGCAACACACCATAGCTGTGCAGGTATTCCACAGCAACAACCGCTTCTGCAAAGTACAGGCGGGCCGAGGGGACAGATAAAGGACCCCTGGTGGTTAGAAGGGTCTCAcaatctccacctgtagaagaaatGAAATATGAGCGGTGAGGGGTTTGTACAGCAGATCACCACGATGTATCCTGAGAAGTGAGCGGAGACATCGGGGCAGGAGAGACTATATGCAGATATCATCTATAGTGCACAGAATATTAGTCTGAGGTCATGGTGAAATGTCGTCCATGTCACTAATGACGTGATGTGACATCTGGTCTACAGCTGGAGATCCTGACGTGCTCAGTGCGGACATACAGGGACATCACACACATCCATGACTTTCCGTAATCCCTATAGTGAATGTGGGAATGTCACCGTCCACGAGGACGTCCTAATGATAGGAGCGGTGATAAGATGTCCGCAGACATGGGCTGAATATAATACATGGACGTGTCCTACCTCCTACATACTCCATGACCATACACAGGTGAGATCTCGTAGGGAAGGAGCAGAGCATGGAGGCCACAAAGGGACAATCCGCGAATGTCAGGATGTCCCTCTCCAGAAAGGCCCCTTCCACGTCTTCTAGAGTATTCATGTTCTTCTTGGCCATTTTCTTCATGGCAAAGATCTTCTGTGAGTCTTTATGGTGAACTAAGCAGACGGTCCTGGAGAGAAGGAGAAGCCATGGTTTATAATGAATCCTTATTAACAGTCCGGTGATTTGTTACCGATcagtttgctccactgtttatagcggAGCTGAATAGTGACAATTAGATGTGGACAGTGGTGGGGACTCAGATCatgtccctatgataacactgaatGGCAGAGCACTGAGGCTGAAGCCTTATCATAGGGAAGCCTGAGAAGTGTGGATTAtgccaagagaaatctcacccaaaAGTTCCGCTGCTGATCACCTTGGATGTTTCATAGTCGCTCATTTGCGGCTTTCTTGCCGGGATCAATGATTCCATCAAGTTCTAtacaagaagaagaagaaataatATTAAGATCTAGAAGCTGCAGGGAAACATCTCCAGATGCAGAAATGTCTCCTCCGATATTATGTCCCCGCTGATGTGCACTGATCCGATGTAGGGAGGATACGAGCCAGACGCTCCGCAGACACGGATGTAATATAAGGGGTGTCCTCCATACACCGGAATCATTGTACAGTGCTGGATAATGTGGGAGATCACACAGAGGAGAACTTACCGggagaatatgtcagcaggtttgtgctatgtattcttagagcagcatgatgtaggggctgagacccctgattccagtgatgcgtcACTTACCAGGCTGTGTGGTGTTgagtcaataaaatcagtgttttatcagcaggagattatcaccagagGACTATGTGTCTCATGCCACGTAGTCCAATTGCTGTGtgtaaccccaccactgattggcagttttctttcTATGCACTGTGTACACGgaaagcagccaatcactggtgtgggcagggttatatacagaacgctgccaatcactggtgtgggtggCGTTATATATGAATTATtggatacatctctggaatcagggtctctgcccctacatcatgatgctctcagatagGAACAAAAACCCTCTGACAGATTCTTATAATATAAATGCTGTTATCTAATGCGATAGTGTCATCTCCTCTTAGAATAGAGACGCCCCCTGGTTATATGGGGATAATACTGGAGGGGTCTCACACTCCACGATCAGTGACACACAGACATCTCCCTCTATAATACTTACACCGGCAGGTTCTTGGATCTCCGGGATCTCTAAGATAACACTGTCAGGATCCGCCAGCTCAGTTGTTTCTAAAATAGTGATAAAATGATGAAGAAATAAAATGTATTAGAGGATATTAATCCTACAGACACAATACAGCGATATAACAGAGAAATGACAAGACGTGTGTAAATGGGATTAATCCTCGTTATAGGGGGATTCTGTGTATGGGAACCTCCGGCGCATCCATAGATAAATGTCATGTAATGGTGGAGGACCCCAATCACCACATGAATGAGGATCCCATCGCCCTCGCTGCACATGTGAGTGATGGGAACAGAGCTGAGACATAGGAGCCAGatgcaaattagcctggaagtgcactggggcgtgTCACTGCATTCAGACTTCTTCcacacccccagtgcacttccatccTGATTTCTATATGACTTATACATTAGATATCTCCTCACTGGCACATTGGATATCTGGAAAAAAATGTGAGAAAATGTCCTACACAGTCCTCCCACACCTCCCAAATGTAACATGtgctgtacagtcctcccactcctcctttataaaatgtcctgtacagtcctcccactcctcccatataaAATGTCTTGTACAGTCCTCCCATAtaaaatgtcctgtacagtcctcccacgtCTCCCATACGTAacatgtcctgtacagtcctcccactcctcccatatacaatgtcatGTACAGTCCTCCCACACTTCCCATAtaaaatgtcctgtacagtcctcccacacctcccatataaaatgtcctgtacagtcctcccactcctcccatataaaatgtcctgtacagtcctcccactcctcccatatacaatgtcctgtacagtcctcccactcctcccatatacaatgtcatgtacagtcctcccacacctcccatataaaatgtcctgtacagtcctcccactcctcccatatacaatgtcctgtacagtcctcccactcctcccatatacaatgtcatgtacagtcctcccactcctcccatatacaatgtcatgtacagtcctcccacacctcccatataaaatgtcctgtacagtcctcccactcctcccatataaAATGTcttgtacagtcctcccactcctcccatatacaatgtcctgtacagtcctcccactcctcccatataaaatgtcctgtacagtcctcccacgtCTCCCATACGTAACATGtgctgtacagtcctcccactcctcccatatacaatgtcatGTACAGTCCTCCCACACTTCCCATAtaaaatgtcctgtacagtcctcccacaccTACCATAtaaaatgtcctgtacagtcctcccactcctcccatatacaatgtcctgtacagtcctcccactcctcccatatacaatgtcatgtacagtcctcccactcctcccatatacaatgtcatgtacagtcctcccacacctcccatataaaatgtcctgtacagtcctcccactcctcccatataaAATGTATTGTACAGTCCTCCCATAtaaaatgtcctgtacagtcctcccacgtCTCCCATACGTAACATGtgctgtacagtcctcccactcctcccatatacaatgtcatgtacagtcctcccacacctcccatatacaatgtcctgtgcagtcctcccactcctcccatatacaatgtcctgtacagtcctcccactcctcccatatacaatgtcctgtacagtcctcccactcctcccatataaaatgtcctgtacagtcctcccacacctcccatataaaatgtcctgtacagtcctcccactcctcccatataaaatgtcctgtacagtcctcccacacctcccatataaaatgtcctgtacagtcctcccactcctcccatatacaatgtcctgtacagtcctcccactcctcccatatacaatgtcatgtacagtcctcccactcctcccatacACAATGTCATGTACAGTCCTCCCACACCTCCCATAtaaaatgtcctgtacagtcctcccactcctcccatataaaatgtcctgtacagtcctcccactcctcccatatacaatgtcctgtacagtcctcccacaccTCCCATATGTAACATGTgctgtacagtcctcccacactTCCCATAtaaaatgtcctgtacagtcctcccacacctcccatataaaatgtcctgtacagtcctcccactccttCCTCTTATACAATGTCCTGTAAAGTCCTCccacacctcccatatacaatgtcctgtacagtcctcccactcctcccatatacaatgtcatgtacagtcctcccactcctcccatatacaatgtcatgtacagtcctcccactcctcccatatacaatgtcatGTACAGTCCTCCAACTCcccccatatacaatgtcctgtacagtccgcccactcctcccatatacaatgtcatgtacagtcctcccactcctcccatatacaatgtcatGTACAGTCCTCCGACTCCCCCCATATACAATGTcatgtacagtcctcccactcctcccatatacaatgtcatgtacagtcctcccactcccccatatacaatgtcctgtacagttctcccactcctcccatataaAATGTCCAGTACAGTCCTCCCACACCTCCCATATAAAATGTACTGTACAGTCCGCCCACTCCTCCCATAtaaaatgtcctgtacagtcctcccacacctcccatatacaatgtcatGTACAGTCCCCCCACTcccccatatacaatgtcctgtacagtcctcccactcctcccatatacaatgtcatGTACAGTCCTCCCAttcctcccatatacaatgtcatGTACAGTCCTCCaactcctcccatatacaatgtcatgtaca
This is a stretch of genomic DNA from Ranitomeya variabilis isolate aRanVar5 chromosome 6, aRanVar5.hap1, whole genome shotgun sequence. It encodes these proteins:
- the LOC143781636 gene encoding microtubule-associated serine/threonine-protein kinase 4-like; translated protein: MDDFLLDNLQVEALWEILTTNRPEIVLLPPDGVLSFTHRLVVELVKDCLTKYHRGQLTSEYLTDLPQNIRTLLQQAEKRSQYGDLALIKELAEKVLCVLEGPAHSSERLETPEGDTKDEQNVTEETPDPNTSQPGPSGDLTTETTELADPDSVILEIPEIQEPAGNLMESLIPARKPQMSDYETSKVISSGTFGTVCLVHHKDSQKIFAMKKMAKKNMNTLEDVEGAFLERDILTFADCPFVASMLCSFPTRSHLCMVMEYVGGGDCETLLTTRGPLSVPSARLYFAEAVVAVEYLHSYGVLHRDLKPANLLITAAGHIKVADFGVSKVGVMTPGTNTHKESLEDISREFKDREKCGTPSYMAPEIILKKGYGRPADWWSMGIILHKFLMGYVPFHGNTLTELYNNIVGGDLIWDWDHAPPPDAQDLISDLLRTNPAQRLGTGGAFEIKNYEFLSDLNFDNLLSHKPEYVPQLVSDVDTSLFINHADPDNQMVSEEDTSEDNESLFFQNFTSSSERLSNLCTITTRNNTNNEDTKSPLVCTQASSRNIRMQRKSFPESASDDAITSLPSSSPISEQEKSENVEKGKKRRGSILRRILSSCRRGLSRAARLFTCCHRPPRDI